A genome region from Streptomyces pratensis includes the following:
- a CDS encoding hemolysin family protein: MSLVQLVFAGLLVLANGFFVGAEFALVSVRRSQVEPLAAEGSSRARQVLYGLENLPQMMAAAQFGITICSLTLGAVAEPTVAHLLEPVFHAAHVPEGLVHPLGFAVALVSVVFLHLVIGEMVPKNLAMAAPEKTAMWLSPGLVGFARLCRPVTSALGACATFVLRLFKVEPKDEVEAVFTSEQLNRLVEDAGLAGLLEPEAQERLGDALELGSRPVTDVLLDRASLVTVDPSVTPRRVEELTVRTGYSRFPVCAEGGGPFMGYLHVKDVLELEDGDRAVPQQIWRPMATVRAELPLDDALTVMRRAATHLAQVADGSGKVLGLVAMEDVLEMLVGEVRDPAHRVSVPRRTVEAPKAMAPLG, encoded by the coding sequence ATGAGCCTCGTACAGCTGGTGTTCGCCGGACTCCTCGTGCTGGCGAACGGCTTCTTCGTCGGAGCCGAGTTCGCGCTCGTCTCCGTACGGCGCAGTCAGGTCGAACCCCTCGCGGCGGAGGGGTCGAGCCGGGCCAGACAGGTCCTGTACGGCCTGGAGAACCTGCCGCAGATGATGGCCGCCGCGCAGTTCGGCATCACCATCTGCTCCCTCACGCTCGGAGCCGTCGCGGAACCGACCGTCGCGCACCTCCTGGAGCCGGTCTTCCACGCGGCGCACGTGCCCGAAGGGCTCGTCCACCCGCTCGGTTTCGCGGTGGCGCTCGTCTCCGTGGTCTTCCTCCACCTCGTCATCGGCGAGATGGTCCCGAAGAACCTGGCCATGGCCGCCCCCGAGAAGACCGCGATGTGGCTCAGCCCCGGCCTGGTCGGTTTCGCCAGGCTCTGCCGGCCCGTGACCTCCGCGCTGGGCGCCTGCGCCACATTCGTGCTGCGGCTCTTCAAGGTCGAGCCGAAGGACGAGGTCGAGGCCGTCTTCACCAGCGAGCAGCTCAACCGGCTCGTGGAGGACGCGGGACTGGCCGGACTCCTGGAACCCGAGGCGCAGGAACGCCTCGGGGACGCCCTCGAGCTGGGCAGCCGGCCCGTCACCGATGTGCTGCTGGACCGGGCGTCCCTGGTGACGGTGGACCCCTCGGTCACCCCGCGACGCGTGGAGGAGCTGACCGTGAGGACCGGATATTCGCGCTTTCCCGTCTGCGCGGAGGGCGGCGGCCCGTTCATGGGTTATCTGCACGTCAAGGACGTCCTGGAGCTGGAGGACGGCGACCGGGCCGTCCCGCAGCAGATCTGGCGCCCGATGGCGACCGTACGGGCCGAACTCCCTCTGGACGACGCACTGACGGTCATGCGCCGCGCCGCGACCCACCTCGCCCAGGTCGCCGACGGGTCGGGCAAGGTGCTCGGCCTGGTCGCGATGGAGGACGTCCTGGAGATGCTCGTGGGCGAGGTCCGCGACCCCGCCCACCGGGTCTCCGTGCCCCGCCGCACCGTGGAGGCGCCGAAGGCGATGGCGCCCCTGGGGTGA
- the hisG gene encoding ATP phosphoribosyltransferase, with protein MLRIAVPNKGAISGPAMAMLHEAGYRQRKESKELVLVDPTNEVEFFYLRPRDIAIYVSSGRLDIGITGRDLLLDSGAEAEEILQLGFARSTFRYATKPGTATGPKDFDGMTIATSYEGIVARHLAEEGVDASVVHLDGAVETAIELGVAQIIADVVETGTSLRNAGLEVIGEPIMSSEAVVIRRKGADAEDPKVQQFLRRLQGVLVARSYVMMDYDCRVEHLERAVALTPGLESPTISPLHHEGWVAVRSMVAAKEAQRIMDDLYELGARAILTTAIHACRL; from the coding sequence ATGCTGCGCATCGCCGTCCCCAACAAGGGTGCAATCTCCGGGCCTGCGATGGCGATGCTCCATGAGGCCGGCTACCGGCAGCGCAAGGAGTCGAAGGAACTGGTCCTCGTCGACCCCACGAACGAGGTCGAGTTCTTCTACCTGAGGCCGCGCGACATCGCGATCTACGTCAGTTCCGGCCGGCTCGACATCGGTATCACCGGCCGTGACCTGCTGCTGGACTCCGGGGCCGAGGCCGAGGAGATCCTCCAGCTCGGCTTCGCGCGCTCCACCTTCCGCTACGCCACCAAGCCCGGCACGGCCACCGGCCCCAAGGACTTCGACGGCATGACGATCGCCACGTCCTACGAGGGGATCGTGGCCAGGCACCTCGCCGAGGAAGGCGTCGACGCCTCCGTCGTCCACCTCGACGGCGCGGTCGAGACCGCCATCGAGCTCGGGGTCGCGCAGATCATCGCGGACGTCGTCGAGACCGGCACCAGCCTGCGCAACGCCGGACTCGAGGTCATCGGCGAGCCGATCATGTCCTCCGAAGCCGTCGTGATCCGCCGCAAGGGCGCCGACGCGGAGGACCCCAAGGTGCAGCAGTTCCTGCGCCGCCTGCAGGGCGTCCTGGTGGCCCGCAGCTACGTGATGATGGACTACGACTGCCGGGTCGAGCACCTGGAGCGCGCCGTCGCGCTCACCCCGGGCCTGGAGTCGCCGACCATCTCCCCGCTGCACCACGAGGGCTGGGTCGCCGTCCGCTCCATGGTCGCCGCCAAGGAGGCCCAGCGGATCATGGACGACCTGTACGAGCTGGGTGCGCGAGCCATCCTCACGACCGCCATCCACGCCTGCCGCCTCTGA
- a CDS encoding nicotinamide mononucleotide transporter family protein codes for MNALDWLNSEAFTAFGQHIIWSDMIGNTIGLIALALGWLRSVWTWPAQLLSGVVLVAANVSVQQAGSVGKQLIVIAVAVWGWQQWTRGRQQAQDGSIAVRFATWRERGYLVGGAVLGTLAVGGLFTAFPSLSWSPWADAYIFAGTLVAMIAQARGMVEFWFAWLLVDLVGVPLNFHSGLAFSGLIYVVYGALVLWGMRDWWLRTRTPALEGATA; via the coding sequence GTGAACGCCCTCGACTGGCTGAACTCCGAGGCGTTCACCGCCTTCGGGCAGCACATCATCTGGTCGGACATGATCGGCAACACGATCGGTCTGATCGCCCTGGCCCTCGGCTGGCTCCGCTCCGTGTGGACGTGGCCCGCCCAGCTCCTGTCCGGCGTCGTCCTGGTCGCCGCCAACGTCTCCGTGCAGCAGGCGGGCAGCGTCGGCAAGCAGCTGATCGTCATCGCAGTCGCCGTCTGGGGCTGGCAGCAGTGGACCCGAGGCAGGCAGCAGGCGCAGGACGGTTCCATCGCCGTGCGCTTCGCGACCTGGCGTGAGCGCGGGTACCTGGTGGGCGGCGCCGTGCTCGGCACGCTCGCGGTCGGCGGGCTGTTCACCGCCTTCCCGTCGCTCTCCTGGAGCCCCTGGGCGGACGCCTATATTTTCGCCGGCACCCTCGTGGCGATGATCGCCCAGGCGCGCGGCATGGTCGAGTTCTGGTTCGCCTGGCTGCTCGTCGACCTCGTCGGCGTACCGCTCAACTTCCACAGCGGACTCGCCTTCTCCGGTCTCATCTACGTCGTCTACGGCGCGCTTGTCCTCTGGGGCATGCGCGACTGGTGGCTGCGTACGCGGACACCCGCTCTGGAAGGAGCCACGGCATGA
- a CDS encoding bifunctional 3,4-dihydroxy-2-butanone-4-phosphate synthase/GTP cyclohydrolase II, whose product MTAQPTWLHDRTLEDLSLDPVEQAIRDIAAGRPVVVVDDEDRENEGDLVIAAEKATPEIIAFMMSECRGLICAPMENDELERLELPQMVTDNTESMKTAFTVSVDASAAHGVTTGISAADRATTLRMLAGGKAGPGDFVRPGHIFPLRARAGGVLVRNGHTEAAVDLARLAGLRPAGAIVEIAGEDGVMLRLPELVPFARKHGLTIISIEDLIAYRRSSEPTVRREAEVRLPTAFGPFTAYGYRSVVDGVEHVALVHGDIGDGRDVLVRVHSECLTGDIFQSQRCDCGPQLHTSMERVTAEGRGVVVYLRGHEGRGIGLLSKMRAYELQERGSDTLDANLELGLPADARDYAAGAQILRDLGVHSLRLMTNNPDKTAALVRYGLKVTGREPMPVQAGEHNLRYLRTKRDRMGHDLPWLDASASACGNQ is encoded by the coding sequence ATGACTGCCCAGCCCACCTGGCTGCACGACCGCACCCTCGAAGACCTCTCGCTCGACCCCGTCGAGCAGGCGATCCGCGACATCGCTGCCGGACGGCCCGTCGTGGTCGTCGACGACGAGGACCGGGAGAACGAGGGCGACCTCGTCATCGCCGCGGAGAAGGCGACCCCCGAGATCATCGCCTTCATGATGAGCGAGTGCCGCGGTCTGATCTGCGCGCCCATGGAGAACGACGAGCTGGAACGCCTCGAACTCCCGCAGATGGTCACGGACAACACCGAGTCGATGAAGACGGCCTTCACCGTCTCCGTGGACGCCTCCGCCGCGCACGGCGTGACCACCGGCATCTCGGCGGCCGACCGCGCGACCACGCTCCGGATGCTGGCGGGCGGCAAGGCGGGTCCCGGCGACTTCGTACGCCCCGGCCACATCTTCCCGCTCCGCGCCCGTGCCGGAGGTGTCCTCGTCCGCAACGGACACACCGAGGCCGCCGTCGACCTCGCCAGGCTCGCCGGACTGCGCCCCGCGGGCGCCATCGTCGAGATCGCCGGTGAGGACGGAGTGATGCTGCGGCTCCCCGAGCTCGTCCCGTTCGCCCGCAAGCACGGCCTCACGATCATCTCCATCGAGGACCTGATCGCCTACCGCCGCAGCTCGGAGCCCACCGTGCGCCGCGAGGCCGAGGTCCGGCTGCCCACGGCCTTCGGTCCGTTCACCGCCTACGGATACCGCTCCGTCGTCGACGGCGTCGAACACGTGGCACTCGTCCACGGTGACATCGGCGACGGCCGGGACGTCCTCGTCCGGGTCCACTCCGAGTGCCTGACCGGTGACATCTTCCAGTCCCAGCGCTGTGACTGCGGCCCGCAGTTGCACACGTCCATGGAACGCGTCACGGCCGAGGGCCGCGGGGTCGTGGTCTACCTGCGCGGCCACGAGGGCCGCGGCATCGGACTGCTGTCGAAGATGCGCGCGTACGAACTTCAGGAGCGCGGCTCCGACACCCTCGACGCCAATCTGGAACTCGGACTGCCCGCCGACGCACGGGACTACGCGGCGGGTGCCCAGATCCTGCGGGACCTCGGGGTGCACAGCCTGCGTCTGATGACCAACAACCCGGACAAGACAGCCGCGCTCGTGCGGTACGGGCTCAAGGTCACCGGGCGTGAGCCCATGCCCGTGCAGGCCGGTGAGCACAATCTGCGGTACCTGCGGACCAAGCGGGACCGGATGGGCCACGACCTGCCCTGGCTCGACGCCTCCGCGTCGGCCTGCGGCAACCAGTAG
- a CDS encoding PH domain-containing protein: MSAPAPRPTELPALPATFRPTLTRVVLLAVGAATFVVITAVAVILENLGPGERTSFVFVALLFFGVLALLSRPRITADETGVTVVNITRTRRLAWAEILRVNLRAGDPWVFLDLSDGTSMPALGIQPGLARQRAISDARTLRALAEFHGSGVNEATENG, from the coding sequence ATGTCCGCCCCCGCGCCCCGGCCGACCGAACTCCCCGCACTCCCGGCCACCTTCAGGCCCACCCTCACCCGAGTGGTCCTGCTGGCCGTGGGGGCGGCGACGTTCGTCGTCATCACCGCTGTCGCGGTGATACTGGAGAACCTCGGCCCGGGGGAGCGGACCAGCTTCGTCTTCGTCGCCCTGCTCTTCTTCGGCGTACTCGCCCTGCTCAGCAGGCCCCGCATCACCGCCGACGAGACCGGGGTCACGGTCGTCAACATCACACGTACCCGCCGACTTGCCTGGGCCGAGATCCTTCGTGTGAACCTGCGTGCCGGTGACCCGTGGGTCTTCCTCGACCTCAGTGACGGAACGAGCATGCCCGCGCTCGGCATCCAGCCCGGACTCGCCAGACAGCGGGCCATCAGCGACGCCCGCACACTGCGCGCTCTCGCCGAATTCCACGGCAGCGGAGTGAACGAGGCCACGGAGAACGGCTGA
- the ribH gene encoding 6,7-dimethyl-8-ribityllumazine synthase, translating into MSGKGAPELSVRNCGDLRVAVIAAQWHEQVMDGLVDGALRALRDLGIDEPTLLRVPGSFELPVVAKVLAGRGYDAIVALGVIIRGGTPHFEYVSQGVTNGLTQVTVDTGVPVGFGVLTCDNEEQALDRAGLEGSNEDKGHEAVTAAVATAATLRTVSEPWR; encoded by the coding sequence ATGAGCGGCAAGGGCGCACCCGAACTGTCCGTACGCAACTGCGGAGACCTGCGGGTGGCGGTGATCGCTGCGCAGTGGCACGAGCAGGTCATGGACGGGCTCGTCGACGGTGCCCTGCGCGCACTGCGTGACCTGGGCATCGACGAGCCGACACTGCTCCGGGTCCCCGGCAGCTTCGAGCTCCCCGTCGTGGCCAAGGTGCTCGCGGGCCGTGGCTACGACGCGATCGTCGCGCTCGGGGTGATCATCCGTGGCGGCACCCCCCACTTCGAATACGTGTCCCAGGGCGTGACCAACGGTCTCACCCAGGTCACGGTCGACACCGGAGTCCCCGTCGGCTTCGGCGTGCTCACCTGTGACAACGAGGAACAGGCCCTGGACCGGGCCGGACTCGAGGGCTCCAACGAGGACAAGGGTCACGAAGCGGTCACCGCCGCCGTGGCCACCGCCGCCACGCTGCGCACCGTCAGCGAACCCTGGCGCTGA
- a CDS encoding AAA family ATPase has product MDIGTPGMQAPADLAWLRGVDAYTMGAYPQAEEEFRTAVRFDPGMADGWLGLHALRIDTTTALLRMYRHRERFGEQRTRHRRTLNSWYWLGWWVQPVLESPRDLLLAHASHWLDGRHVPELDRALAGLPPVDADPQVRFLHACRSYLVKDWEQLVRSTEQLIDDPLLGIEAGLFGGMARVRLEMYGQAEPLLSAALMRCRSEQPQRKELRYWLARAHEGTGRSAAALPLYRAVHRVDPAFMDTSARLAAISEGDGYDEAADLAAVSLAGVGSDGTGVEGLTDGDLALGTDLVDGREPRPGGDPQTLPGAVAPPAVPVAGEARTKPGAAKAAVFPAGPSDPVMLAAALAELERMVGLEPVKRQVKALSAQLNMARLRADQGLPVQPPKRHFVFSGPSGTGKTTVARILGRVFYALGLLGGDHLVEAQRSDLVGEFLGQTAVKANELIDSALGGVLFVDEAYSLSNSGYSKGDAYGDEALQVLLKRAEDNRDHLVVILAGYPEGMDRLLSTNPGLSSRFTTRVDFPSYRPLELTAIGGVLAAENGDVWDEESHDELRSISGHVVDQGWIDELGNGRFLRTLYEKSCAYRDLRLSGYAVAPTRDDLATLRLPDLMQAYGEVLSGRGPADRGKQGPGAL; this is encoded by the coding sequence CCGGCCGACCTTGCCTGGCTGCGCGGGGTGGACGCCTACACCATGGGCGCGTACCCGCAGGCCGAGGAGGAGTTCAGAACCGCGGTGCGCTTCGACCCGGGCATGGCGGACGGCTGGCTGGGCCTGCACGCACTGCGGATCGACACCACCACGGCGCTGTTGCGCATGTACCGCCACCGCGAGCGCTTCGGCGAACAGCGCACCCGGCATCGCCGGACGCTCAACTCGTGGTACTGGCTGGGCTGGTGGGTGCAGCCGGTGCTGGAGAGCCCGCGCGATCTGCTCCTTGCCCACGCCTCCCACTGGCTGGACGGCCGCCATGTGCCGGAGCTGGACCGGGCGCTGGCGGGTCTGCCACCGGTCGACGCCGATCCCCAGGTGCGCTTCCTGCACGCCTGCCGCTCCTATCTGGTCAAGGACTGGGAGCAGCTCGTACGCTCCACCGAGCAGCTCATCGACGACCCGCTGCTCGGCATCGAGGCAGGGCTCTTCGGCGGCATGGCGCGGGTGCGCCTGGAGATGTACGGGCAGGCTGAGCCCCTGCTGTCCGCCGCGCTGATGCGATGTCGCAGCGAGCAGCCGCAGCGCAAGGAGCTCCGCTACTGGCTGGCGCGCGCCCACGAGGGTACCGGCCGCAGTGCTGCGGCTCTCCCCCTGTACCGGGCGGTGCACCGCGTGGACCCGGCCTTCATGGACACCTCGGCCAGACTCGCGGCTATCTCCGAGGGGGACGGCTACGACGAGGCCGCGGACCTCGCCGCGGTCTCACTGGCCGGCGTCGGCTCTGACGGCACGGGTGTGGAGGGCCTGACGGACGGGGACCTGGCGCTCGGCACCGACCTGGTGGACGGCCGTGAGCCCAGGCCGGGCGGCGACCCGCAGACCCTGCCCGGTGCCGTGGCACCACCGGCGGTGCCCGTCGCCGGCGAGGCTCGGACGAAGCCCGGTGCGGCGAAGGCCGCCGTCTTCCCGGCGGGGCCGAGCGACCCGGTGATGCTTGCGGCGGCCTTGGCGGAGCTCGAGCGCATGGTCGGACTCGAACCCGTGAAACGCCAGGTCAAGGCCCTGTCCGCACAGCTGAACATGGCGCGTCTGCGCGCGGATCAGGGGCTGCCGGTGCAGCCGCCGAAGCGCCACTTCGTCTTCTCAGGTCCGTCCGGAACGGGCAAGACGACGGTCGCCCGCATCCTGGGCCGGGTGTTCTACGCGCTCGGGCTTCTCGGCGGCGACCATCTGGTGGAAGCCCAACGCTCGGACCTGGTGGGCGAGTTCCTCGGGCAGACCGCGGTGAAGGCCAACGAGCTGATCGATTCGGCACTCGGCGGGGTGCTGTTCGTGGACGAGGCGTACAGCCTCTCCAACTCGGGTTACAGCAAGGGCGACGCGTACGGCGACGAGGCCCTGCAGGTGCTTCTGAAGCGGGCCGAGGACAACAGGGACCACCTGGTCGTCATCCTCGCCGGCTATCCCGAGGGCATGGACCGGCTGCTCTCCACCAACCCCGGGCTCTCCTCACGCTTCACCACGCGCGTCGACTTCCCGAGCTACCGTCCCCTCGAACTCACCGCGATCGGCGGGGTGCTGGCCGCCGAGAACGGCGATGTCTGGGACGAGGAGTCCCACGACGAGCTGCGCAGCATCAGCGGCCACGTGGTCGACCAGGGCTGGATCGACGAGCTGGGCAACGGCCGGTTCCTGCGCACCCTGTACGAGAAGAGCTGCGCCTACCGCGATCTGCGGCTGTCCGGTTACGCCGTCGCGCCGACCCGGGACGATCTGGCCACCCTGCGGCTGCCGGATCTGATGCAGGCGTACGGCGAGGTGCTGTCGGGACGGGGTCCGGCGGACCGGGGGAAGCAGGGACCCGGAGCCCTGTGA
- a CDS encoding hemolysin family protein, whose amino-acid sequence MTTPLLLLLAAFLLILANGFFVAAEFGLVTVERPDAERAAAEGDRRARTVVAALRELSFQLSGTQLGITITSLVVGMLAEPALAQLLAGPLTAAGLPHGAVPGVSVVIGMLFASAVQMVIGELVPKNWAVSRPLQVARFVAGPQHRFSALLRPVITGLNAVANRLVRLLGVEPTAELASARTPGELVSLARHSAEAGTLEQDTADLFVRTLSLAGLTAQHVMTPRVKVSALQASATAADVLNLTRATGLSRFPVYRDRIDEVVGMVHLKNALGVPSEDRLRTPVSRIAVAPLLVPETLPVEQLLQRLRSEQPIAVVVDEYGGTAGVVTLEDIIEELVGEVRDEHDAEGADRPELAPVVADDGRAGWDVEGSTRVLALRRIGLDVPEGPYETVAGLVADLLGRIPAPGDRAELPGWRISVRQVGHYRAEQVRFVRLTDLPAPPAEQPERLTQDLLEAVR is encoded by the coding sequence ATGACCACCCCCCTGTTGCTGCTTCTCGCGGCATTCCTTCTCATCCTCGCCAACGGGTTCTTCGTGGCAGCCGAATTCGGGCTCGTCACGGTGGAACGGCCGGACGCCGAACGCGCCGCCGCCGAAGGCGACCGCCGGGCCCGTACCGTCGTCGCCGCCCTGCGCGAACTCTCCTTCCAGCTCTCCGGCACCCAGCTCGGCATCACCATCACCTCGCTGGTGGTCGGAATGCTCGCCGAACCGGCGCTCGCCCAGTTGCTCGCCGGACCCCTCACCGCCGCCGGACTGCCCCACGGGGCCGTTCCCGGGGTGAGCGTGGTGATCGGCATGCTGTTCGCCTCCGCCGTCCAGATGGTGATCGGCGAGCTCGTGCCGAAGAACTGGGCGGTCTCCCGGCCGCTCCAGGTCGCCCGGTTCGTCGCCGGGCCCCAGCACCGCTTCTCCGCCCTCCTGCGGCCGGTGATCACCGGCCTGAACGCCGTGGCCAACCGGCTGGTCAGGCTGCTGGGCGTAGAACCGACGGCTGAGCTCGCCTCCGCCAGGACGCCGGGCGAACTCGTCTCCCTGGCCCGGCACTCCGCCGAGGCCGGCACCCTGGAGCAGGACACCGCCGATCTCTTCGTGCGGACCCTTTCCCTCGCCGGTCTCACCGCACAGCACGTCATGACCCCGCGGGTGAAGGTCAGCGCGCTGCAGGCGTCGGCGACGGCTGCGGACGTCCTCAACCTCACGCGTGCCACCGGCCTCTCGCGCTTCCCCGTCTACCGGGACCGCATCGACGAGGTCGTCGGCATGGTCCACCTCAAGAACGCCCTGGGAGTCCCCTCCGAGGACCGGCTGCGCACCCCGGTGAGCCGGATCGCCGTAGCGCCCCTCCTGGTGCCGGAGACCCTGCCCGTCGAACAACTGCTCCAGCGGCTGCGCAGCGAGCAGCCGATAGCCGTCGTGGTCGACGAGTACGGCGGCACCGCCGGTGTCGTCACGCTCGAGGACATCATCGAGGAGCTCGTCGGCGAGGTCCGCGACGAGCACGACGCGGAGGGCGCCGACCGTCCCGAGCTGGCGCCGGTCGTCGCCGACGACGGACGGGCCGGCTGGGACGTGGAAGGCAGCACCCGGGTCCTGGCCCTGCGGCGGATAGGCCTCGACGTACCCGAAGGGCCCTACGAGACCGTGGCCGGTCTGGTCGCCGATCTGCTGGGGCGCATCCCCGCCCCCGGTGACCGGGCGGAACTGCCGGGCTGGCGGATCTCCGTCCGCCAGGTCGGCCACTACCGGGCCGAGCAGGTCCGCTTCGTCCGTCTGACGGACCTGCCCGCACCTCCGGCGGAACAGCCGGAACGACTCACCCAGGACCTGCTGGAGGCCGTGCGATGA
- a CDS encoding phosphoribosyl-ATP diphosphatase — protein sequence MANKTFEELFAELQRKAADGDPSTSRTAELVDKGVHAIGKKVVEEAAEVWMAAEYEGKEAAAEEISQLLYHVQVMMVARGISLDDVYAHL from the coding sequence ATGGCCAACAAAACCTTCGAAGAGCTCTTCGCCGAGCTGCAGCGCAAGGCCGCCGACGGCGACCCCTCCACCTCCCGCACCGCCGAGCTGGTGGACAAGGGTGTGCATGCCATCGGCAAGAAGGTCGTCGAGGAGGCCGCCGAGGTCTGGATGGCCGCCGAATACGAGGGCAAGGAAGCCGCCGCCGAGGAGATCTCGCAGCTGCTCTACCACGTCCAGGTGATGATGGTCGCCCGCGGGATCTCCCTCGACGACGTCTACGCCCACCTCTGA
- a CDS encoding riboflavin synthase, producing MFTGIVEELGEVTAVEKLDDASRFRLRGPVVTEGAKHGDSIAVNGVCLTVVDLGENEFTADVMAETLDRSSLGALAPGSRVNLERPMALGGRLGGHIVQGHVDGTGHIVERKVSENWELVTVSLPAGLTRYVVEKGSITVDGVSLTVVDAGPDFFTISLIPTTLALTTLGIKEPGDPVNLEVDVLAKYVERLLAHGSAPEAGEPVA from the coding sequence GTGTTCACCGGAATTGTCGAAGAACTGGGTGAGGTCACAGCCGTCGAGAAGCTCGACGACGCCTCCCGTTTCCGACTGCGCGGGCCCGTAGTGACCGAGGGCGCCAAGCACGGCGACTCCATCGCGGTCAACGGTGTCTGCCTCACCGTCGTGGACCTCGGGGAGAACGAGTTCACCGCCGACGTCATGGCCGAGACGCTGGACCGCTCCAGCCTCGGTGCACTGGCCCCCGGCTCCCGGGTCAACCTGGAGCGCCCGATGGCCCTCGGCGGACGCCTCGGCGGCCACATCGTCCAGGGCCACGTGGACGGCACCGGCCACATCGTCGAGCGCAAGGTCTCCGAGAACTGGGAGCTCGTCACGGTCTCCCTGCCCGCCGGTCTGACCCGCTACGTGGTGGAGAAGGGCTCGATCACCGTCGACGGCGTGAGCCTGACCGTCGTCGACGCGGGACCCGACTTCTTCACGATCAGCCTGATCCCCACCACCCTCGCGCTGACCACCCTCGGCATCAAGGAGCCGGGCGACCCGGTCAACCTGGAGGTGGACGTCCTCGCGAAGTACGTCGAGCGGCTGCTCGCCCACGGCTCCGCCCCGGAAGCCGGGGAGCCGGTCGCGTGA